In a single window of the Rhodamnia argentea isolate NSW1041297 chromosome 2, ASM2092103v1, whole genome shotgun sequence genome:
- the LOC115738167 gene encoding UDP-sugar pyrophosphorylase has translation MAYLAKSLSKLDVGEDWVASAPPGLGKNLFVLSPDQVELAKLLVEMGQSHVFEHWADPGADDDQKKALFEQVARLDTSYPGGLASYIKTARELLADSKAGKNPFDGFTPSVPNGEVLTFGDENFINFEETGVREARKAAFVLVAGGLGERLGYNGIKVALPAETTSGTCFLQHYIESILALQEASCTLAEDGCATQIPFVIMTSDDTHARTLQLLESNGYFGMQPSQVKLLKQEKVACLADNDARLALDPQDNYKIQTKPHGHGDVHALLYSSGLLNLWHDAGMKWVIFFQDTNGLLFKAIPASLGVSAIRQFHVNSLAVPRKAKEAIGGIAKLTHADGRTMVINVEYNQLDPLLRATGYPDGDVNDETGFSPFPGNINQLILELGTYIEELKKTGGAIKEFVNPKYKDASKTSFKSSTRLECMMQDYPKTLPPTARVGFTVMDAWVAYAPVKNNPEDAAKVPKGNPYHSATSGEMAIYQANSLILRKAGAQVDDPVTQVFNGQEVEVWPRIVWKPKWGLTFSDVRRNVSSSCSVSQKSTLLLNGCDIFIEELSLDGALIINAGEDAEVTVKARVENKGWILESVDYKDTSVPEEIRIRGFRIDKVEHLEKTFDGPGKFCLEV, from the exons TTGGGTCGCGTCCGCTCCTCCGGGCCTCGGGAAGAACCTCTTCGTCCTGTCTCCCGACCAG GTGGAACTGGCGAAGCTGCTAGTGGAGATGGGGCAGAGTCACGTGTTCGAGCACTGGGCGGATCCTGGTGCCGATGATGATCAGAAGAAGGCCTTGTTCGAGCAG GTGGCTAGGCTCGATACAAGTTATCCGGGAGGCTTGGCATCGTACATTAAAACCGCGAGGGAACTCTTGGCAGATTCAAAAGCAGGAAAGAACCCATTTGATGGCTTCACACCTTCA GTTCCAAATGGAGAGGTTTTAACTTTTGGCGATGAGAACTTCATCAATTTTGAGGAGACAGGCGTGAGGGAAGCTCGAAAAGCTGCATTTGTCCTTGTTGCTGGTGGACTTGGGGAACGCCTTGGATACAATGGAATCAAG GTAGCTCTTCCAGCAGAGACTACTTCAGGGACATGTTTCCTGCAGCATTACATTGAATCGATTCTTGCTTTACAAGAGGCTAGCTGTACATTGGCTGAAG ATGGATGTGCCACCCAGATTCCCTTTGTTATCATGACATCTGACGATACTCATGCACGGACCTTACAGCTGTTGGAATCAAATGGTTATTTTGGAATGCAACCTTCTCAAGTTAAACTTCTGAAACAg GAAAAAGTTGCATGCTTGGCGGATAATGATGCAAGGCTTGCACTGGATCCGCAAGATAACTACAAAATCCAG ACCAAACCTCATGGGCATGGTGATGTTCATGCACTTCTTTACTCTAGTGGCCTTCTGAATTTGTG GCATGATGCTGGTATGAAATGGGTCATCTTTTTCCAAGATACAAATGGACTTCTGTTTAAG GCAATCCCAGCATCTTTGGGTGTCAGTGCCATCCGACAATTTCATGTCAACTCTCTTGCTGTTCCCCGAAAAGCTAAAGAAGCTATTGGAGGAATTGCCAAACTTACTCATGCAGATG GGAGGACGATGGTGATAAATGTGGAATACAATCAGCTGGATCCCTTGCTTAGAGCAACTGGTTATCCGGATGGAGATGTGAATGATGAGACCGGTTTTTCTCCTTTCCCAGGGAACATAAATCaa TTGATTTTGGAACTCGGTACATACAttgaagaattgaaaaaaacagGAGGTGCCATAAAGGAGTTTGTTAATCCAAA GTACAAAGATGCCAGCAAAACTTCATTTAAGTCCTCTACCCGACTCGAATGTATGATGCAGGACTACCCAAAAACATTACCTCCAACTGCAAGAGTTGGGTTCACG GTGATGGATGCATGGGTTGCCTATGCACCAGTCAAGAACAATCCTGAAGATGCTGCAAAG GTTCCGAAAGGAAATCCATATCATAGTGCAACTTCTGGAGAAATGGCTATATATCAGGCAAACAGCCTTATTCTTAGAAAG GCTGGTGCTCAAGTAGATGATCCTGTGACGCAAGTTTTCAATGGGCAAGAGGTGGAGGTATGGCCTCGAATTGTATGGAAGCCAAAATGGGGGCTGACTTTCTCGGACGTAAGAAGAAACGTCAGTTCAAGCTGCTCTGTTTCTCAAAAGTCCACGCTGCTCCTTAATGGGTGTGATATTTTCATTGAGGAGCTCTCCTTGGATGGAGCTCTCATCATCAATGCTGGAGAAGATGCAGAG GTTACAGTGAAAGCTAGGGTTGAGAACAAAGGGTGGATCCTCGAAAGTGTTGATTACAAAGACACTTCGGTGCCCGAAGAAATCAGGATCAGGGGCTTCAGGATCGACAAAGTTGAGCATCTGGAGAAGACCTTCGACGGGCCTGGCAAATTTTGCTTAGAGGTTTGA
- the LOC115732729 gene encoding transmembrane protein 230-like produces MAFVDHAFSISDEDMMMETTYTVNNRPPIREIALAVSLLVFGSIGMVLGIIMASYKVGGDRTHGVFFTILGSILFIPGFYYTRIAYYAYKGYKGFSFSTIPPV; encoded by the exons ATGGCTTTTGTAGATCATGCATTCTCAATTTCAGATGAGGACATGATGATGGAGACCACTTATACTGTGAATAACAGGCCCCCAATCAGAGAGATTGCCCTCGCTGTATCTCTTCTTGTTTTTGGAAGCATTGGCATGGTCTTGGGCATTATCATGGCTTCCTACAAAGTTGGTGGCGATCGAACCCATG GGGTGTTCTTCACAATCTTGGGGTCAATCTTGTTCATTCCCGGATTCTACTATACCCGCATTGCTTATTATGCGTACAAGGGGTATAAAGGTTTCTCGTTCTCCACCATACCACCTGTGTAG